The following coding sequences lie in one Lysobacter capsici genomic window:
- a CDS encoding AraC family transcriptional regulator, producing the protein MRTQAAQASASPADPARLARAIERVARSDGDHVTAIPSLSMHRRSAPTEPLHCVYGLGVGVVAQGSKQVLMGSEVIDYAPGQSMLTTIDSPVVAHVTRASSHEPFLGLFLTLDTRLITQLVCEVELPPRKRERACRSISVETLEATLVDALVRLVELLHEPSLVQTLSPLIQQEITARLLVGPHGGYLRDLVAAGSPNQQIAKAVAWLKLNFKQPLQADALASRVHMSPSTFRQHFRAITGTSPLQFQKQLRLQEARQLMLNQNVDAGNASGLVGYESPSQFSREYSRLFGEPPQRDIKRMRPA; encoded by the coding sequence ATGAGAACGCAGGCAGCACAGGCCTCTGCCTCACCGGCCGACCCGGCGCGCCTGGCCAGGGCCATCGAACGGGTTGCCCGATCCGACGGCGACCACGTCACGGCTATTCCATCCCTTTCCATGCACCGTCGCAGCGCGCCTACCGAGCCGCTGCATTGCGTCTATGGTCTGGGCGTCGGCGTCGTGGCCCAGGGCAGCAAACAGGTGTTGATGGGCAGCGAGGTCATCGACTACGCCCCCGGCCAATCAATGCTCACCACCATCGATTCGCCGGTCGTGGCGCATGTGACGCGCGCGTCGAGCCACGAGCCGTTCCTCGGCCTTTTCTTGACCCTGGATACCCGGCTCATCACGCAGTTGGTGTGCGAAGTGGAGCTGCCGCCGCGCAAGCGCGAGCGCGCCTGCCGGTCCATCTCGGTCGAAACACTGGAGGCGACGCTGGTCGATGCGCTGGTCCGCCTCGTCGAACTGTTGCACGAGCCTTCATTGGTGCAGACGCTTTCGCCGCTGATCCAGCAGGAGATCACGGCTCGGCTGCTGGTCGGCCCGCATGGCGGCTACCTTCGCGACCTCGTCGCGGCGGGATCGCCCAACCAGCAGATCGCCAAGGCCGTCGCGTGGTTGAAACTCAATTTCAAGCAGCCCTTGCAGGCCGACGCGCTCGCGAGTCGGGTGCATATGAGTCCGTCGACGTTTCGCCAGCACTTTCGCGCCATCACCGGTACCAGCCCGCTGCAGTTCCAGAAGCAACTCCGGCTGCAGGAAGCGCGGCAGTTGATGCTCAACCAGAACGTCGACGCCGGCAATGCCAGTGGATTGGTGGGTTACGAGAGTCCTTCGCAGTTCAGTCGCGAATACAGCCGGCTCTTCGGAGAACCGCCGCAGCGCGACATCAAGCGTATGCGTCCCGCATGA
- the paoA gene encoding aldehyde dehydrogenase iron-sulfur subunit PaoA — MDSLLKLTLTRRELLKAGAASAAAAAAPSVAFAQAPDEPGRSPVMTKVAFEVNGKPETLELDTRTSLLDALREHLHLTGTKKGCDHGQCGACTVMVDGRRINACLTLAVMHEGDRITTIEGLGTPDKLHPMQAAFIKHDGYQCGYCTPGQICSAVAMLGEINSGVPSLVSEKLTARPKPSAEEIRERMSGNICRCGAYSNIVDAITEVAGRSA, encoded by the coding sequence GTGGACAGCCTACTTAAACTCACCCTCACCCGAAGGGAATTGCTGAAAGCCGGCGCAGCATCGGCCGCCGCCGCCGCCGCACCCTCAGTGGCGTTCGCGCAGGCGCCCGACGAGCCGGGGCGGTCACCGGTGATGACGAAGGTCGCATTCGAGGTCAACGGCAAACCCGAGACGCTCGAACTCGACACGCGTACCAGCCTGCTGGATGCGCTTCGCGAGCATTTGCATCTGACCGGCACCAAGAAGGGTTGCGATCACGGGCAGTGCGGCGCATGCACGGTGATGGTCGATGGCCGGCGCATCAATGCCTGCCTGACCCTCGCGGTGATGCACGAGGGCGATCGCATCACCACCATCGAAGGCCTCGGCACCCCGGACAAACTGCATCCGATGCAAGCGGCCTTCATCAAGCACGATGGCTACCAGTGCGGCTATTGCACGCCCGGCCAGATCTGCTCGGCGGTGGCGATGCTGGGCGAAATCAACAGCGGGGTGCCAAGCCTGGTCAGCGAGAAACTGACCGCACGGCCAAAGCCGAGCGCCGAGGAGATCCGCGAGCGCATGAGCGGCAACATCTGCCGCTGCGGTGCGTACTCCAACATCGTCGACGCGATTACCGAGGTTGCCGGGAGGTCCGCATGA
- a CDS encoding XVIPCD domain-containing protein, translating to MPGLPPSDLDFKAQDLEDGDREARGLDDPDPIPGAAPHAAVVVAPAMAVDAAPAVAGGGILHAAPNFDFGFPLGTATAEMEENFRVIVNNSPTIQGQSRIIRRDDLVAGLDCSEGSGRDVGLFDKDWKAVVISESIMAADPNTSGAGAAVLAHELQHAVNSPVNTHRVNQALRGVGNDASDDTAFVGTYLAIARRDEALAEIAAWGAFIDLAEKTQPRPLTEASLVAYGKDCMESYVEYRPDGTLGLTPELTRLMTPDRRIAVTEHNIAVMGRLFFDPPIAAHGTGAGEMDYPHRCAVQAIEKLERHGKHTVSLDFQRLGLTHETIIQGLRGEDGADSQLHIVNLNAAPRPSLTGDGPAVARPASLTPGLPLADPRSNGLSGVPRSFPSGSAADDPDRATVLRPPSGLGLGSAAVASAVAPENTGGVAGARDATSRVAGPPIWGAWLDPPGMGERATSSSGDIRRAYATGAMDAVGGYRAAIPDPWGGSAVAAPAAVDFTFPSQRANDTSPARITSSDNAASGASVVASQEGRPHVPVAPLTAPPAPSDEARPASDVFLVDGGNVRSGKRRIDTGTDDSFDRAKIARSDTALSASDAASTQAAAVLDASRRRTYMALYGQCLERLEPHAPTVGLNESECVSSAACLALAAAKKGIKQVDWVAPHPQRDRLYAGEGRQGDPAGVWVEAGVAEARKKSSAQALTEFMSMEPEQVRAVATQGPPSRAL from the coding sequence ATGCCCGGCTTGCCGCCTTCCGATCTCGACTTCAAAGCGCAGGATCTCGAAGATGGTGATCGTGAAGCGCGCGGCCTCGATGATCCTGATCCCATTCCAGGCGCGGCCCCTCATGCCGCTGTCGTCGTTGCTCCCGCCATGGCGGTGGACGCCGCACCTGCCGTGGCTGGCGGCGGTATTCTGCATGCCGCTCCCAATTTCGATTTTGGCTTTCCTCTCGGAACCGCCACTGCCGAGATGGAAGAAAATTTCCGTGTCATTGTGAACAATAGCCCGACGATTCAAGGTCAAAGCCGAATAATTCGCCGCGACGATCTGGTGGCGGGGCTCGACTGCAGCGAGGGGTCTGGGCGAGACGTCGGTCTATTCGACAAGGACTGGAAGGCGGTGGTGATCTCCGAATCCATCATGGCCGCTGATCCGAACACCAGTGGAGCCGGCGCGGCGGTTCTGGCCCATGAACTGCAGCACGCCGTGAACTCACCCGTGAACACCCACAGGGTAAATCAGGCTCTGCGCGGCGTAGGAAACGACGCAAGCGACGACACGGCGTTTGTAGGCACCTATCTTGCCATCGCCCGACGCGATGAAGCTCTGGCCGAGATCGCGGCATGGGGTGCGTTCATTGATCTCGCCGAGAAAACACAGCCTAGACCTCTGACGGAAGCGAGTCTGGTCGCTTATGGCAAAGACTGTATGGAAAGCTACGTCGAGTATCGTCCCGACGGCACACTAGGACTGACACCGGAGCTTACCCGGCTGATGACCCCGGATCGTCGCATCGCGGTCACTGAGCACAACATCGCGGTGATGGGACGGCTGTTTTTCGACCCACCTATCGCCGCCCACGGGACAGGCGCGGGGGAAATGGACTATCCCCACCGTTGCGCTGTCCAAGCAATCGAGAAGTTGGAGCGCCACGGCAAGCACACGGTGAGCTTGGACTTCCAAAGGCTCGGGTTGACGCACGAGACGATCATCCAGGGATTGAGGGGAGAAGACGGGGCGGACAGTCAGCTTCATATCGTCAACCTCAATGCAGCACCCAGGCCGAGTCTGACCGGCGATGGCCCTGCGGTGGCCAGACCCGCCTCCCTGACACCCGGATTGCCCCTCGCCGACCCTCGATCCAACGGTCTATCCGGCGTGCCTCGATCCTTCCCGTCCGGATCTGCTGCAGATGATCCGGACCGTGCAACTGTCCTGCGTCCGCCGTCGGGGCTGGGACTAGGATCGGCCGCTGTCGCCTCCGCCGTCGCCCCGGAAAACACAGGTGGGGTCGCGGGAGCGAGGGATGCTACGAGCCGGGTGGCGGGTCCGCCTATATGGGGAGCATGGCTTGATCCGCCTGGTATGGGCGAACGCGCCACCTCATCCAGCGGTGATATCCGTCGAGCGTATGCAACCGGCGCCATGGACGCGGTCGGCGGGTACCGGGCAGCGATACCGGATCCATGGGGAGGAAGTGCTGTTGCCGCTCCGGCCGCCGTGGACTTTACCTTTCCCAGTCAGCGCGCCAATGACACGTCACCCGCTCGCATCACCAGTTCGGATAACGCTGCATCCGGCGCTTCTGTAGTGGCATCGCAGGAAGGGCGCCCGCACGTACCGGTGGCGCCACTGACTGCACCCCCAGCCCCTTCGGACGAAGCACGGCCAGCAAGCGACGTCTTTCTCGTCGACGGTGGCAACGTCAGATCGGGGAAACGGCGAATTGATACGGGGACGGACGACTCGTTCGATCGGGCCAAAATCGCTCGCTCGGATACCGCACTGAGTGCATCGGACGCAGCCTCCACTCAGGCGGCAGCCGTCTTGGACGCATCGCGTCGGCGCACCTATATGGCGCTGTACGGGCAGTGTCTCGAACGACTGGAGCCCCATGCCCCGACCGTGGGGCTCAATGAAAGCGAATGCGTTTCCTCGGCCGCATGCCTGGCGCTGGCGGCGGCCAAGAAAGGCATAAAACAGGTTGACTGGGTGGCACCGCATCCGCAGCGAGATCGACTTTACGCCGGCGAAGGCAGGCAGGGCGATCCGGCCGGGGTGTGGGTTGAGGCCGGTGTAGCCGAGGCTCGGAAAAAGTCCAGCGCGCAGGCGTTAACGGAGTTCATGAGCATGGAACCCGAGCAGGTGCGCGCTGTCGCGACTCAGGGGCCGCCTAGCCGCGCGCTTTAG
- a CDS encoding aldo/keto reductase, translated as MGAGAMSISANYGPPADRAQGIATLRAAHEQGVTFFDTAEVYGPYTNESLVGEALAPFRDDVVIATKFGFDLEKGGVTSRPDHIRKVVEGSLTRLRTDRIDLYYQHRVDPAVPIEDVAGAVKDLIAEGKVLHFGLSEASAPHIRRAHAVQPVAAVQSEYAFWFRGPEGNGVLKACEDLGIGFVPWSPLGQGYLTGTLGADVRFDPDKDFRSQFPRLSAENRVKNLPVLALIQRVATRKGTTPAALALAWLLARKPFIVPIPGTRRQDHLKENLAAVDVNLSTADLHELESEYALMTVHGLRMGEAHMRAIDGWPVSTI; from the coding sequence ATGGGCGCCGGCGCGATGAGCATCAGCGCCAATTACGGACCGCCCGCAGATCGCGCCCAGGGCATTGCGACCCTTCGCGCCGCGCACGAACAGGGCGTGACCTTCTTCGATACCGCCGAGGTCTACGGCCCTTACACCAACGAAAGCCTGGTCGGCGAAGCGCTCGCGCCGTTCCGCGACGACGTGGTCATCGCGACCAAGTTCGGCTTCGACCTGGAGAAGGGCGGCGTCACCAGCCGTCCGGACCATATCCGCAAGGTCGTCGAAGGCTCGCTGACGCGCCTTCGCACCGATCGCATCGATCTGTACTACCAGCACCGTGTCGATCCGGCGGTGCCGATCGAAGACGTCGCGGGTGCGGTGAAGGACCTGATTGCCGAGGGCAAGGTGCTGCACTTCGGTCTGTCGGAAGCGAGCGCCCCGCATATCCGCCGCGCGCATGCCGTGCAGCCGGTCGCTGCGGTGCAGAGCGAGTACGCATTCTGGTTCCGCGGACCGGAGGGCAACGGCGTCCTGAAGGCCTGCGAGGACTTGGGCATCGGCTTCGTACCGTGGAGCCCGCTGGGACAGGGGTACCTGACCGGAACGTTGGGAGCTGATGTTCGCTTCGATCCTGACAAGGACTTCCGCTCGCAGTTCCCACGGCTTTCGGCGGAGAACCGGGTGAAAAACTTGCCTGTGCTCGCGTTGATCCAACGCGTCGCGACGCGCAAAGGCACGACGCCGGCAGCGCTCGCATTGGCGTGGTTGCTGGCCCGCAAGCCGTTCATCGTCCCGATTCCCGGCACGCGTCGCCAGGACCACCTGAAGGAAAACCTTGCGGCTGTCGACGTCAATTTGTCGACAGCCGACCTGCACGAACTGGAGTCGGAGTACGCCCTCATGACGGTGCATGGACTTCGGATGGGTGAGGCGCACATGCGAGCCATCGATGGATGGCCCGTGAGCACGATCTGA
- a CDS encoding FAD binding domain-containing protein: MKAFTYERASSPAEAAAAAARTPGARFIAGGTNLLDLMKLEVETPGHLIDVNALKLDTIESTPEGGLKIGALVRNTDLAANPRIRRDYALVSRAVVAGASGQLRNKATTGGNLLQRTRCPYFYDTNQRCNKRNPGSGCAALEGVSRQLAVIGGSKDCIATYPGDMAVAMRALDATVQTVQADGSERSIPLAQFYRAPADAPHLDTVLGHGELITSVTLPKPIGGTHIYRKVRDRASYAFALVSIAAVVQNDGSGRVAVGGVAYAPWRSDAADAQLANGAKAVTGALFAGAKPTEQNRFKLLLAERTLAAVLAEAKE, translated from the coding sequence ATGAAGGCCTTCACCTATGAGCGCGCGTCCTCGCCCGCCGAAGCGGCCGCGGCGGCGGCGCGAACGCCGGGCGCACGATTCATCGCCGGTGGGACCAACCTGCTGGATCTGATGAAGCTGGAGGTCGAGACACCCGGCCATCTGATCGACGTCAATGCGCTCAAGCTCGATACGATCGAGTCGACCCCCGAAGGCGGCCTCAAGATCGGCGCGCTGGTGCGCAACACCGACCTGGCCGCCAATCCGCGCATTCGCCGCGACTATGCGCTGGTGTCGCGCGCGGTGGTGGCCGGCGCGTCCGGGCAGTTGCGCAACAAGGCCACGACCGGAGGCAATCTGCTGCAGCGCACGCGCTGCCCGTATTTCTACGATACGAACCAGCGTTGCAACAAGCGCAACCCAGGCAGCGGTTGCGCCGCGTTGGAAGGGGTCAGCCGGCAGCTGGCGGTGATAGGTGGCAGCAAGGACTGCATCGCGACCTATCCCGGCGACATGGCCGTCGCTATGCGCGCTCTGGACGCGACCGTGCAGACGGTGCAGGCCGACGGCAGCGAACGCAGCATCCCGCTTGCGCAGTTCTATCGCGCCCCCGCGGATGCACCCCATCTCGACACGGTGCTGGGCCACGGCGAGTTGATCACCTCGGTGACCTTGCCCAAGCCGATTGGCGGAACCCATATCTACCGCAAGGTGCGCGACCGCGCGTCGTATGCGTTCGCGCTGGTCTCTATCGCCGCGGTGGTCCAGAACGACGGCAGCGGGCGTGTCGCGGTCGGTGGCGTCGCGTATGCGCCATGGCGCAGCGACGCGGCCGACGCGCAACTCGCAAATGGCGCCAAGGCCGTGACCGGCGCGCTGTTCGCCGGCGCCAAGCCTACCGAGCAAAACCGCTTCAAGCTGCTGCTGGCCGAGCGCACGCTCGCCGCGGTGCTGGCCGAGGCGAAGGAGTGA
- the paoC gene encoding aldehyde oxidoreductase molybdenum-binding subunit PaoC has protein sequence MKFDTPATTNPIDQLKVVGKPLDRIDGPLKVTGTATYAYEQHEAVRNAVYGHVIGAGIAKGRIMSMELDAARRAPGVLAIVTAANAGKLAKGDFNTARLLGGPAIQHYHQAVALVVAETFEQARAAAGLVRIRYDRAAGAFDLTAAKQSAVVSERDQPDIAVGDFAGAFAAAPVQLDATYHTPDQSHAMMEPHASIAAWDGDKLTLWTSNQMIAWGRGDVAKTLGIPKENVRLVSPFIGGGFGGKLFVRADAVLAALGARAAGRPVKVALPRPLIANNTTHRPATIQRIRIGATKEGKISAIGHESWSGDLPGGGIENAVQQTRLLYAGANRMIRARLATLDLPEANAMRAPGEAPGLMALEIAMDEMAEKLGMDPVEFRILNDTQVDPEKPERPFSQRELVQCLRTGAERFGWSKRNPKHGAVRDGRWLVGMGMAAGFRNNLVMKSGARVRLTADGKVTVETDMTDIGTGSYTIIGQTAAEVMGVPLNQVVVRLGDSDFPVSAGSGGQWGANSSTAGVYAACMKLRGIVAAKLGLDADKASFADGKVSVQGRSVALAKAAESGEVVAEDSIEFGDLAKKFQQSTFAAHFVEVGVDIATGESRIRRMLAVCAAGRILNPKQARSQVIGAMTMGIGGALSEELAVDKRLGFFVNHDLAGYEVAVHADVPHQEVIFLDEADDKSSPMKAKGVGELGLCGVSAAIANAIHNATGIRVREYPITLDKVLAHLPVMA, from the coding sequence ATGAAATTCGATACCCCCGCCACGACCAATCCCATCGATCAGCTCAAGGTGGTCGGCAAGCCGCTGGATCGCATCGATGGCCCGTTGAAGGTCACCGGTACCGCGACCTATGCCTACGAGCAGCACGAGGCTGTCCGCAATGCGGTGTACGGCCATGTGATCGGCGCCGGTATCGCCAAGGGCCGGATCATGTCGATGGAACTCGATGCAGCGCGCCGGGCGCCGGGCGTGTTGGCCATCGTGACCGCCGCCAACGCGGGCAAGTTGGCCAAGGGCGATTTCAACACCGCCAGACTGCTCGGCGGCCCGGCGATTCAGCATTACCACCAGGCGGTCGCGCTGGTGGTGGCCGAGACCTTCGAACAGGCGCGCGCCGCGGCTGGCCTGGTGCGCATTCGCTACGACCGCGCCGCCGGCGCGTTCGATTTGACGGCGGCCAAGCAATCGGCGGTGGTGTCCGAACGCGATCAGCCCGACATCGCCGTCGGCGATTTCGCCGGCGCGTTCGCCGCGGCGCCGGTGCAACTCGATGCCACCTACCACACGCCTGACCAGTCGCACGCGATGATGGAGCCGCACGCGTCGATCGCCGCCTGGGATGGCGACAAGCTCACGCTATGGACGTCCAACCAGATGATCGCGTGGGGCCGCGGCGATGTGGCCAAGACCCTGGGCATACCGAAGGAAAACGTTCGCCTGGTCTCGCCCTTTATCGGCGGAGGCTTCGGCGGAAAATTGTTCGTCCGCGCCGACGCGGTGCTCGCGGCGCTCGGCGCGCGCGCGGCGGGACGGCCGGTGAAGGTCGCGCTGCCCCGGCCCTTGATCGCGAACAACACCACCCATCGTCCCGCGACGATTCAGCGCATCCGCATCGGTGCGACAAAGGAAGGCAAGATCAGCGCCATCGGTCACGAAAGCTGGTCCGGCGATTTGCCCGGCGGCGGGATCGAGAACGCGGTGCAGCAGACCCGGCTGCTGTATGCCGGCGCCAATCGCATGATCCGGGCGCGCCTGGCCACGCTGGACCTGCCTGAAGCCAATGCGATGCGCGCGCCCGGCGAAGCGCCCGGATTGATGGCGCTGGAAATCGCCATGGACGAAATGGCGGAAAAGCTGGGCATGGATCCGGTCGAGTTCCGCATCCTCAACGACACCCAGGTCGATCCGGAGAAGCCGGAGCGTCCGTTCTCGCAGCGCGAACTGGTGCAATGCCTGCGCACCGGCGCCGAACGCTTCGGCTGGAGCAAGCGCAATCCCAAGCACGGCGCCGTGCGCGACGGGCGCTGGCTGGTGGGCATGGGCATGGCAGCGGGGTTCCGCAACAACTTGGTGATGAAGTCGGGCGCTCGCGTGCGCCTGACCGCCGATGGCAAGGTCACGGTGGAAACCGACATGACCGACATCGGCACGGGCAGCTACACCATCATCGGCCAGACCGCGGCCGAGGTGATGGGCGTGCCGCTGAACCAAGTCGTGGTGCGGCTGGGCGATTCGGATTTCCCGGTGTCGGCCGGCTCGGGCGGCCAATGGGGCGCCAACAGCTCCACCGCGGGCGTCTACGCCGCGTGCATGAAACTGCGCGGCATCGTCGCAGCGAAGCTCGGACTCGATGCGGACAAGGCGAGCTTCGCCGACGGCAAGGTCAGCGTGCAGGGCCGCAGCGTGGCGCTTGCGAAAGCGGCCGAGTCCGGTGAAGTGGTCGCCGAAGACAGCATCGAGTTCGGCGACCTGGCCAAGAAATTCCAGCAATCGACTTTCGCGGCCCATTTCGTCGAGGTCGGCGTGGATATCGCCACCGGTGAGTCGCGCATCCGCCGCATGCTGGCGGTGTGCGCGGCCGGCCGCATCCTCAACCCGAAGCAGGCCCGCAGCCAAGTGATCGGCGCCATGACCATGGGCATCGGCGGCGCGTTGTCGGAAGAACTGGCAGTGGACAAGCGCCTGGGCTTCTTCGTCAACCATGACCTCGCCGGTTACGAAGTGGCCGTGCATGCCGATGTACCGCACCAGGAGGTTATTTTCCTCGACGAGGCCGACGACAAGTCATCGCCGATGAAGGCTAAAGGTGTGGGCGAGCTCGGTCTTTGCGGCGTAAGTGCCGCTATCGCCAATGCCATCCATAATGCTACCGGCATCCGCGTGCGTGAGTATCCGATAACCTTGGACAAGGTGCTGGCCCACCTTCCCGTGATGGCGTAG
- a CDS encoding SRPBCC family protein — MDSEPNIAFPDRVTKRIEIASPPTMVWRALTDPARAVRWMSDEPLELDTDWAVGGPIVLRGVLHGRLRFKNSGRIQAFEPARVLEYTHWSSLSRRVLPDVPENHVVIRLELHGTQTGTDVELTLSRLGNYAVYGHINYYWEIALAALKRLCESELAEAPVTWRCTSKHSE, encoded by the coding sequence ATGGACTCAGAGCCGAACATTGCCTTCCCGGATCGGGTGACCAAGCGCATAGAGATTGCATCGCCGCCGACGATGGTGTGGCGTGCATTGACCGATCCTGCTCGGGCCGTGCGCTGGATGTCCGACGAACCGCTGGAATTGGATACCGATTGGGCGGTCGGTGGCCCTATCGTGCTGCGCGGTGTTCTGCATGGTCGGCTGCGTTTTAAAAACAGCGGCCGGATTCAAGCCTTCGAGCCTGCGCGCGTACTTGAGTACACGCACTGGAGCTCGCTGTCGCGGCGCGTACTTCCCGACGTCCCAGAAAACCACGTCGTCATTCGGTTGGAGCTGCACGGAACGCAAACGGGAACGGATGTCGAGCTTACGTTGAGCCGACTGGGGAATTATGCCGTGTATGGGCATATCAACTACTACTGGGAAATTGCGCTGGCGGCGTTGAAGCGGCTGTGCGAATCCGAGCTGGCAGAGGCGCCGGTTACCTGGCGCTGCACGTCAAAACATTCGGAATGA